One Bradyrhizobium zhanjiangense DNA segment encodes these proteins:
- a CDS encoding sensor histidine kinase, protein MSEIAAKILTRPRRRLIVSRLVPYLLLQALIVIVTVLGLRLLQPGDPEDFAVSDFSAREDGTMRAVRLPHFTASRYSLADPPLYTAAFTFWPGDAGSGWSVYLPRFSNAVEVAVNGVVVLDSRRDANANRPDRNTPQIAAIPSSLLRDGANDLTVRLFVWGPLKGFLDTVYVGPDAGLRPAYETRTLLFVTLPVVFSAWQSILAVILAIMWLMRRHEPVYGVLAVAMVLGVVQAFVPPPVPPATTSRLAAVLLASAPIESALIVVFGMLFFGWRWPRYGTLLFVPGLVVFVVGLIGGPPLPRILFLVLGIPTVGLCLFLMACVTAAAVVRRQDAASFTIGCAVTIVLVCWVQDMLTVLEIATNDRIFVSRLSYSAMLVAIGAGLTWRFARALNQVDSFAGQLVARVGEAEERLKASFAREEARARAAALANERTRLMRDLHDGLGGQLVSIVALSERGHEGATITEAARAALKDLRLVIDSMDDIGGDLMLALGSWRERATAQLRPHDIALDWRVATPQGLPLHPELRPWHVIQIVRILDEAVTNAVKHAEARHIAVSIETLDDDHGPYGVISVTDDGKGFALAGNGASAGQTARGLRNMRSRAARCGAVLDLSSDASGTRVRLQLPQRFPDSDAAAG, encoded by the coding sequence GTGAGCGAGATCGCGGCGAAGATACTCACGCGCCCGCGGCGCCGGCTGATTGTGTCGCGCCTCGTGCCTTATCTACTGCTCCAGGCCCTGATCGTCATCGTCACCGTGCTTGGGCTCCGGCTGCTGCAACCCGGCGATCCCGAAGACTTCGCCGTGAGCGATTTTTCGGCGCGCGAGGACGGCACGATGCGCGCGGTGAGGCTGCCGCACTTCACCGCATCGCGCTATTCGCTGGCCGACCCGCCGCTCTACACCGCCGCCTTCACATTCTGGCCGGGCGATGCGGGATCGGGATGGTCGGTGTATCTGCCGCGCTTCAGCAACGCGGTAGAGGTCGCAGTCAACGGCGTCGTGGTGCTGGATTCCCGGCGTGACGCCAATGCCAACCGGCCGGACCGCAACACGCCGCAGATCGCGGCGATTCCGTCCTCGCTGCTGCGCGACGGCGCCAACGATCTCACGGTGCGGCTGTTCGTCTGGGGGCCGCTGAAGGGCTTTCTCGACACCGTCTATGTCGGGCCGGACGCCGGCTTGCGTCCCGCCTATGAGACGCGCACGCTGCTGTTCGTCACGCTGCCCGTCGTGTTCTCCGCCTGGCAATCGATCCTCGCGGTCATCCTTGCGATCATGTGGCTGATGCGGCGTCACGAGCCGGTTTACGGCGTGCTGGCGGTGGCGATGGTGCTCGGCGTGGTGCAGGCGTTCGTGCCGCCGCCGGTGCCGCCGGCCACGACGTCGCGGCTCGCCGCCGTGCTGCTGGCATCCGCACCGATCGAGAGCGCGCTGATCGTCGTGTTCGGCATGCTGTTCTTCGGTTGGCGCTGGCCGCGGTATGGCACGCTGCTGTTCGTGCCAGGCCTCGTCGTGTTCGTGGTCGGGCTGATCGGGGGCCCGCCGCTGCCACGCATTCTCTTTCTGGTGCTCGGCATTCCCACGGTCGGACTGTGCTTGTTCCTGATGGCCTGCGTGACCGCAGCCGCAGTGGTCCGGCGGCAGGACGCGGCAAGCTTCACGATCGGCTGCGCCGTGACCATCGTGTTGGTCTGCTGGGTCCAGGACATGCTCACGGTGTTGGAGATCGCGACCAACGATCGCATCTTCGTTTCGCGCCTGTCCTATTCGGCGATGCTGGTCGCGATCGGCGCCGGGCTGACCTGGCGCTTCGCCCGCGCGCTGAACCAGGTCGACAGCTTTGCCGGCCAGCTCGTTGCACGGGTCGGCGAGGCCGAGGAACGGCTGAAGGCAAGCTTTGCCCGCGAGGAGGCGCGCGCCCGCGCCGCTGCGCTCGCCAATGAGCGCACGCGGCTGATGCGGGACCTGCATGACGGCCTCGGCGGCCAGCTCGTCAGCATCGTCGCGCTCTCCGAGCGCGGCCATGAGGGCGCGACCATCACGGAGGCCGCTCGCGCAGCACTGAAAGATCTGCGCCTCGTCATCGATTCCATGGACGACATCGGCGGCGACCTGATGCTCGCGCTCGGCTCTTGGCGCGAGCGCGCGACGGCGCAATTGCGGCCGCACGACATCGCGCTCGACTGGCGCGTGGCGACGCCGCAGGGCCTGCCGCTGCATCCCGAATTGCGGCCTTGGCACGTTATCCAGATCGTGCGCATCCTCGACGAGGCCGTGACCAACGCCGTCAAGCACGCAGAGGCGCGCCACATCGCGGTCAGCATCGAGACGCTCGACGACGATCACGGGCCGTATGGCGTGATCAGCGTGACGGACGACGGCAAGGGCTTTGCGCTCGCCGGCAATGGCGCGAGCGCCGGCCAGACCGCGCGGGGCTTGCGCAACATGAGGAGCCGCGCCGCCCGCTGCGGCGCGGTGCTCGATCTGAGCTCGGATGCCTCAGGCACGCGCGTGCGGCTGCAATTGCCGCAGCGTTTTCCCGACAGCGATGCGGCTGCGGGCTGA
- a CDS encoding response regulator, whose amino-acid sequence MSEQGETGEAITILLVEDDAPTCWRLQDALVKAGYEVRSAGTLGEARSALGEGTPRVLLTDLRLPDGHGIELIRETRQRFPETEIMVISALGDEESVISAITVGATGYLLKDAFPTDIATTVRDLVAGHSPISASIARFIVRRTQSSAEPSPGPALNTAKLTPREIDILWGIAKGFSYAEIASHLGLSRQTVPGHIKNIYRKLEVHTRSEAVFEAVQQGLIKL is encoded by the coding sequence ATGAGCGAACAGGGCGAGACGGGTGAGGCCATCACCATCCTCCTCGTCGAGGACGACGCGCCGACCTGCTGGCGGCTGCAGGACGCGCTGGTCAAGGCCGGTTACGAGGTGCGTAGCGCCGGCACGCTCGGAGAAGCCCGGTCTGCGCTCGGCGAGGGGACGCCTCGCGTGCTGCTCACCGATCTCAGGCTGCCCGACGGCCACGGCATCGAGCTGATTCGCGAAACCCGGCAGCGCTTTCCCGAGACCGAGATCATGGTGATATCGGCGCTCGGCGACGAGGAAAGCGTGATCTCGGCGATCACCGTGGGTGCGACAGGCTATCTCCTGAAGGATGCCTTCCCGACCGATATCGCCACCACTGTACGCGATCTGGTCGCCGGCCATTCGCCGATCTCGGCCTCGATCGCCCGCTTCATCGTGCGGCGAACGCAGAGTTCGGCGGAGCCCTCGCCCGGCCCCGCGCTCAACACGGCCAAGCTGACCCCGCGGGAGATCGACATCCTCTGGGGCATCGCCAAAGGCTTCAGCTATGCCGAGATCGCGAGCCATCTCGGCCTGTCCAGGCAGACCGTGCCCGGCCACATCAAGAACATCTATCGCAAGCTCGAGGTGCACACCCGCAGCGAGGCCGTGTTCGAAGCCGTGCAGCAGGGCCTGATCAAGCTGTGA